A portion of the Cystobacter ferrugineus genome contains these proteins:
- the zigA gene encoding zinc metallochaperone GTPase ZigA, whose product MRDGRLPVTVLSGFLGAGKTTLLNHVLNNREGRRVAVIVNDMSEVNIDARLVKGGASLSRVDEKLVEMSNGCICCTLREDLLVEVGRLAREGRFDHLLIESTGISEPMPVAETFTFADEQGRCLGDVARLDTLVTVVDAFNFLKDWEDTEELRARGLAAGEEDERTVVDLLVEQVEFADVLVLNKTDLVTPEQVGELEAILRQLNPGARLVHAQQGRVALSDVLETGLFDLEKAQRAPGWLRTLRGEAVPETEAYGIESFVFRAHRPFHPGRLWEFIHGSWKGLLRSKGFFWLATRMEVTGVWAQAGGACSFEPAGLWWDAVPREEWPEEPEVRAELEQHMREPWGDRRQELVFITRQVDQALLRGALEECLLTDEELALGPSAWSQLEDPFPPWVMVGEGEDEPSADEAA is encoded by the coding sequence ATGAGGGATGGACGCCTGCCCGTCACCGTGCTCTCGGGCTTCCTGGGAGCGGGAAAGACGACGCTGCTCAACCATGTTCTCAACAACCGAGAGGGCCGCCGGGTCGCCGTCATCGTCAATGACATGAGCGAGGTGAACATCGACGCCCGGCTGGTGAAGGGCGGGGCCTCGCTGTCGCGCGTGGACGAGAAGCTGGTGGAGATGAGCAACGGCTGCATCTGCTGCACGCTGCGCGAGGATCTGCTGGTGGAGGTGGGCCGGCTCGCGCGCGAGGGCCGCTTCGATCACCTGCTCATCGAGTCCACCGGCATCTCCGAGCCCATGCCGGTGGCGGAGACGTTCACCTTCGCGGACGAGCAGGGCCGCTGCCTGGGGGACGTGGCCCGGCTGGACACCCTGGTGACGGTGGTGGATGCCTTCAACTTCCTGAAGGACTGGGAAGACACCGAGGAGCTGCGGGCGCGGGGGCTCGCCGCGGGCGAGGAGGACGAGCGCACGGTGGTGGACCTGCTGGTGGAGCAGGTGGAGTTCGCGGACGTGCTGGTGCTCAACAAGACGGACCTGGTGACGCCCGAGCAGGTGGGGGAGTTGGAAGCCATCCTTCGCCAGCTCAATCCGGGCGCACGGCTCGTGCATGCCCAACAGGGCCGGGTCGCGCTGTCCGACGTGCTGGAGACGGGGCTCTTCGATCTGGAGAAGGCGCAGCGCGCCCCCGGCTGGCTGCGGACGCTGCGCGGCGAGGCCGTTCCCGAGACCGAGGCGTATGGAATCGAGAGCTTCGTCTTCCGCGCCCACCGTCCCTTCCACCCCGGGCGGCTGTGGGAGTTCATTCACGGGAGCTGGAAGGGTCTGTTGCGCTCCAAGGGCTTCTTCTGGTTGGCCACGCGCATGGAGGTGACGGGCGTGTGGGCCCAGGCCGGTGGGGCCTGCTCCTTCGAGCCCGCGGGGCTGTGGTGGGACGCCGTGCCCCGGGAGGAGTGGCCCGAGGAGCCCGAGGTCCGCGCCGAGCTCGAGCAGCACATGCGGGAGCCCTGGGGTGACCGGCGGCAGGAACTCGTCTTCATCACCCGCCAGGTGGATCAGGCGCTGCTGCGCGGGGCGCTCGAGGAGTGCCTGCTCACCGACGAGGAGCTTGCCTTGGGTCCATCGGCATGGAGCCAGCTCGAGGATCCCTTCCCGCCCTGGGTGATGGTGGGTGAGGGCGAGGATGAACCGTCCGCCGACGAGGCGGCCTGA
- a CDS encoding DNA topoisomerase IB: MTHIERLQQVGIHRLGTPQRGFRYRTADGKPVPAKEVERIEALKLPPAWRDVLISPSGKSRLQAMGKDSAGRWQYRYHESFTRQQEARKFERVVDFARALPKLRRRVAQDLRKRGLGRDRVMACLLRILGTCFIRPGSQQYAEENHSYGLATLRARHVKLEGDTVIFDFPGKSGQHQHRELKDRQVARVVRECMKVPGRDLFKFVLDDGLVVDVRRRHINEYIREVMGERYSAKDFRTWAGTLICACALARAKERVAREAGARGVKKSMVAAVKEAAQHLGNTPAVARASYIYPSVLAMFEQGHVVERYFESVEELAQHEKPGLHGAEKALLEMLGGCQRPAV; encoded by the coding sequence ATGACGCACATCGAGCGGTTGCAACAGGTGGGAATCCACCGGTTGGGCACGCCCCAGCGGGGGTTCCGCTACCGGACGGCGGACGGGAAGCCGGTCCCCGCGAAGGAAGTCGAGCGCATCGAGGCGCTGAAGTTGCCCCCGGCGTGGAGGGACGTGCTCATCAGCCCCTCGGGCAAGTCGCGGCTGCAGGCCATGGGCAAGGACAGCGCGGGCCGGTGGCAGTACCGCTACCACGAGTCCTTCACCCGGCAACAGGAGGCACGCAAGTTCGAGCGCGTCGTGGATTTCGCCCGGGCGCTGCCGAAGCTGCGGCGGCGCGTGGCGCAAGACTTGCGCAAGCGCGGCCTGGGGCGGGATCGGGTGATGGCGTGCCTGTTGCGGATATTGGGCACGTGCTTCATCCGGCCCGGCAGCCAGCAGTACGCCGAGGAGAACCACAGCTATGGCCTGGCCACGCTGCGCGCCCGGCACGTGAAGCTCGAGGGCGACACGGTCATCTTCGACTTCCCGGGCAAGAGCGGCCAGCACCAGCACCGCGAGCTGAAGGATCGGCAGGTGGCGCGGGTGGTGCGCGAGTGCATGAAGGTGCCGGGCAGGGATCTCTTCAAGTTCGTGCTGGACGACGGCCTGGTGGTGGACGTGCGGCGGCGCCACATCAACGAGTACATCCGCGAGGTGATGGGCGAGCGCTACAGCGCGAAGGACTTCCGCACCTGGGCGGGCACGCTCATCTGCGCCTGCGCGCTGGCGCGGGCCAAGGAGCGGGTGGCCCGGGAGGCGGGCGCACGGGGAGTGAAGAAGTCCATGGTGGCGGCGGTGAAGGAGGCCGCCCAGCACCTGGGCAATACCCCGGCGGTGGCACGCGCCTCGTACATCTACCCCTCGGTGCTGGCGATGTTCGAGCAGGGGCACGTGGTGGAGCGCTACTTCGAGTCGGTGGAGGAGCTGGCCCAGCACGAGAAGCCCGGGCTGCACGGGGCGGAAAAAGCGCTCCTGGAGATGTTGGGGGGCTGCCAGCGGCCCGCCGTGTAG
- a CDS encoding MarR family winged helix-turn-helix transcriptional regulator, with product MPYYNEKNYSIERSLGYLLNALAKLINEDLDVRLKDELAVSFAQWRVLVAILQCDAEPEPASAAILCSKIDYDSGAMTRLLDKLEALGFVTRERDVWDRRAYTLKLTKKGRLVATKGLVIARDNLNRSMADLTEQEGDMLLSLLQRVKQTNLASKATRPPAQKSPKRA from the coding sequence GTGCCGTACTACAACGAGAAGAACTACAGCATCGAGCGAAGCCTCGGCTATCTGCTCAACGCGCTCGCCAAGCTCATCAACGAGGATCTGGACGTGCGTCTCAAGGATGAGCTCGCGGTGAGCTTCGCGCAGTGGCGAGTGCTCGTGGCGATTCTGCAGTGCGACGCCGAGCCAGAGCCCGCGTCCGCGGCCATCCTCTGTTCCAAGATCGACTATGACTCGGGTGCGATGACGCGTCTGCTCGACAAGCTGGAGGCGCTCGGCTTCGTCACGAGGGAACGCGACGTGTGGGACCGCAGGGCCTACACGCTCAAGCTGACGAAGAAAGGGCGCCTCGTCGCGACCAAGGGCCTGGTGATCGCCCGGGACAACCTCAATCGCTCGATGGCGGATTTGACCGAGCAGGAGGGCGACATGCTCCTGTCGCTTCTGCAACGGGTGAAGCAGACGAACCTGGCGTCGAAGGCGACGCGGCCACCCGCCCAGAAATCTCCGAAGCGGGCATAG
- a CDS encoding Hpt domain-containing protein yields the protein MDDTPSVLDVEQISRLRELGQEDAGEMLRGMFERYLESVPPQLARMREALAEGNTAVLASEAHGLAGSSAVYALPRLRHFSLALETHARDQRLDEAGTLLDAVQRAFEEAGPLVMAELSTP from the coding sequence ATGGACGACACTCCCTCGGTGCTCGATGTGGAGCAGATCTCGCGCTTGCGCGAGCTGGGACAGGAAGACGCGGGTGAGATGTTGAGGGGGATGTTCGAACGCTACCTCGAGAGCGTTCCACCCCAGCTCGCGCGCATGCGCGAGGCGCTCGCCGAGGGCAACACGGCGGTGCTGGCGAGCGAGGCGCACGGGCTGGCGGGCAGCAGCGCCGTGTACGCCCTGCCCCGGCTGCGGCATTTCTCCCTGGCGTTGGAGACGCACGCCCGGGATCAGCGGCTGGACGAGGCCGGCACCTTGCTGGATGCGGTGCAGCGCGCCTTCGAGGAGGCCGGTCCGCTCGTGATGGCCGAGCTGTCCACTCCCTGA
- a CDS encoding DUF1826 domain-containing protein, producing the protein MPLVARRREPPSCVTVEEVVGLTAIFEKHVNVCVWERPEDTVLASWLREVCATRDFSSVREAEVGEAELGGLLLPLPEGPGLERFREEVAGLVELYADLFGAERVGLRLNVLEAPMCPRFHVDKVGVRLLCTYVGAGTDYVDEAEVRRARLGVPLATGEEDGAVRPGAGLWRMPAFSVGLLKGEAWPGNEGRGVVHRSPPGHERRMLLSIDLL; encoded by the coding sequence ATGCCGCTGGTCGCACGCCGCCGTGAGCCGCCCTCCTGCGTCACCGTGGAGGAAGTCGTGGGCCTCACCGCCATCTTCGAGAAGCACGTCAACGTCTGTGTCTGGGAGCGCCCGGAGGACACGGTGCTGGCCTCCTGGTTGCGGGAGGTGTGTGCCACGCGTGACTTCAGCTCGGTGCGGGAGGCCGAGGTGGGGGAGGCGGAGCTGGGCGGGCTGCTGCTGCCGCTGCCGGAGGGCCCCGGCCTGGAGCGCTTCCGCGAGGAGGTGGCCGGGCTGGTGGAGCTGTACGCGGACCTCTTCGGCGCCGAGCGGGTGGGACTGCGGCTCAACGTGCTCGAGGCGCCCATGTGCCCGCGCTTCCACGTGGACAAGGTGGGGGTGCGCCTGTTGTGCACGTACGTGGGGGCTGGCACCGACTACGTGGACGAGGCCGAGGTGCGCCGGGCCCGGCTGGGGGTTCCCCTGGCCACGGGAGAGGAGGATGGGGCGGTCCGTCCCGGCGCGGGCCTCTGGCGCATGCCCGCCTTCTCCGTGGGGCTGCTCAAGGGTGAGGCGTGGCCCGGCAACGAGGGCCGTGGCGTGGTGCACCGCTCACCGCCCGGTCATGAGCGGCGGATGCTGTTGTCGATCGATCTGCTCTGA